The Populus alba chromosome 4, ASM523922v2, whole genome shotgun sequence genome contains a region encoding:
- the LOC118038917 gene encoding cytochrome c1-2, heme protein, mitochondrial gives MAGGGVIHQLLRRKLQSRSGVPPVLSSFTSKKFHDDAGSVGMKSLRAFALLGAGLSGFLSFASVASADEAEHGLECPSYPWPHNGILSSYDHASIRRGHQVYQQVCASCHSMSLISYRDLVGVAYTEEETKAMAAEIEVVDGPNDEGEMFTRPGKLSDRFPQPYSNEQAARFANGGAYPPDLSLITKARHNGQNYVFSLLTGYRDPPAGVSIREGLHYNPYFPGGAIAMPQMLIDGAVEYEDGTPATEAQMGKDVVSFLSWAAEPEMEERKLMGFKWIFVLSLALLQAGYYRRLKWSVLKSRRLVLDVVN, from the exons atggCTGGAGGAGGGGTGATCCACCAGCTTCTGAGGAGAAAACTTCAGTCACGCTCTGGG GTCCCTCCAGTCTTATCTTCCTTTACTTCAAAGAAATTTCATGATGATGCTGGATCTGTGGGTATGAAATCCCTAAGAGCATTTGCATTACTCGGAGCTGGACTTTCAGGGTTTCTGAGTTTTGCATCAGTAGCATCTGCCGATGAGGCTGAGCATGGGTTAGAGTGTCCAAGCTATCCTTGGCCTCACAATGGGATTCTCAGCTCATATGACCATGCTTC GATTCGTCGTGGTCACCAGGTTTACCAGCAAGTATGTGCATCTTGCCACTCCATGTCCTTGATTTCATACCGTGATTTGGTGGGTGTTGCATATACAGAAGAGGAGACCAAGGCTATGGCGGCAGAAATTGAGGTGGTTGATGGACCTAATGATGAGGGTGAGATGTTTACACGTCCGGGTAAACTTAGTGACCGTTTTCCTCAGCCATATTCAAATGAACAAGCAGCTAGATTTGCTAATGGAGGAGCATATCCTCCAGATTTAAGTCTTATTACAAAA GCTCGTCACAATGGTCAAAACTATGTGTTTTCTCTCTTAACTGGTTATCGTGATCCTCCTGCTGGTGTTTCG ATCCGAGAGGGTCTGCACTACAATCCTTACTTTCCCGGGGGAGCTATTGCCATGCCTCAAATGCTCATTGACGGTGCTGTTGAGTATGAAGATGGTACCCCTGCAACAGAAGCTCAG ATGGGAAAAGATGTTGTGTCGTTTCTGTCATGGGCTGCAGAACCAGAAATGGAAGAGAGGAAACTG ATGGGTTTCAAGTGGATATTCGTACTCTCCTTGGCGTTGCTTCAAGCTGGTTATTACCGGCGTTTGAAGTGGTCGGTTCTCAAGTCTCGCAGGCTGGTCCTTGATGTTGTCAATTAG
- the LOC118038915 gene encoding CEN-like protein 2 — translation MAKMSEPLVVGRVIGDVIDHFTANVKMTVTYQSSRKQVFNGHELFPSAVTQKPKVEVHGGDMRSFFTLVMTDPDVPGPSDPYLREHLHWIVTDIPGTTDATFGREVVSYEMPRPNIGIHRFVFLLFKQKGRQTVTTPPSRDKFNTRKFAEENELDLPVAAVFFNAQRETAARKR, via the exons ATGGCAAAGATGTCAGAGCCTCTTGTGGTTGGGAGAGTGATTGGAGATGTTATCGATCATTTCACTGCAAATGTGAAAATGACAGTGACCTATCAGTCCAGCAGGAAGCAGGTTTTTAATGGCCATGAGCTATTCCCATCTGCAGTAACTCAAAAACCTAAAGTTGAGGTTCATGGAGGTGATATGAGATCCTTTTTCACCCTG GTCATGACAGACCCTGATGTTCCTGGTCCTAGTGATCCATACCTCAGGGAGCACCTACACTG GATAGTAACTGACATCCCAGGCACAACAGATGCCACATTTG GAAGGGAGGTGGTGAGCTATGAGATGCCGAGGCCTAACATAGGGATCCACaggtttgttttccttcttttcaaGCAGAAAGGAAGGCAAACAGTGACCACTCCACCTTCAAGGGACAAATTCAACACCAGGAAATTCGCTGAAGAAAATGAGCTCGACCTGCCTGTAGCAGCTGTCTTCTTCAATGCTCAAAGGGAAACAGCTGCGAGGAAACGTTGA
- the LOC118038914 gene encoding beta-amyrin 16-alpha-hydroxylase CYP87D16-like codes for MSIPLNIPGTKYHKCLKDREKATKFLKDKLEERRNSPDMYRGDLLDQVTADLNKEDKEKFLSDDFIITVIFGLLFAGFESVSKILTLTLKLLAEHPSVLQELIAEHEGILKNRRNSDPVLTWDEYKSMTFTLQVINESLRLRNGAPGLLRRALKDIEFKGFTIPAGWIIMAVTSASHLNPDVYKDPLALNPARWKMDQIQGRTSCSRSYVRFRDGFHVKFSPNHD; via the exons ATGTCCATCCCCTTGAATATTCCTGGCACTAAATACCATAAATGTTTAAAG GACCGAGAGAAGGCAACcaagtttttgaaagataaactAGAGGAGAGACGCAATTCGCCAGATATGTATCGAGGAGATTTGCTTGATCAGGTCACTGCTGACTTGAACAAGGAGGATAAAGAGAAGTTCTTATCAGATGATTTCATTATTACAGTGATCTTTGGATTGTTATTTGCCGGCTTCGAGTCAGTCTCGAAAATACTGACGTTAACTCTTAAGTTGCTAGCAGAGCACCCTTCAGTGTTACAGGAACTGATA GCTGAGCATGAGGGAATCCTGAAAAATAGACGAAATTCAGATCCCGTCCTCACATGGGATGAGTACAAATCAATGACTTTTACACTTCAA GTTATCAACGAATCGCTAAGGCTGCGGAATGGTGCACCTGGATTATTAAGAAGAGCATTGAAAGACATTGAATTTAaag GATTCACAATTCCTGCCGGTTGGATCATAATGGCTGTTACTTCTGCTTCTCATTTGAACCCTGACGTCTACAAGGATCCACTCGCACTCAATCCAGCACGTTGGAAG ATGGACCAGATTCAAGGGAGGACGAGTTGTTCGAGGTCCTATGTTAGGTTTCGAGACGGATTTCACGTTAAATTCTCACCAAATCATGATTAA
- the LOC118038911 gene encoding isocitrate dehydrogenase [NAD] regulatory subunit 1, mitochondrial isoform X1, with translation MARRSFSLLKTLTKPTTSFSLTPTPTSRSVTYMPRPGDGAPRAVTLIPGDGIGPLVTDAVEQVMNAMHAPVYFEKYEVHGDMNRFPAEVIESIKKNKVCLKGGLKTPVGGGVSSLNVSLRKELDLYASLVNCFNLPGLPTRHENVDIVVIRENTEGEYSGLEHEVVPGVVESLKVITKFCSERIAKYAFEYAYLNNRKQVTAVHKANIMKLADGLFLESCREVATKYPSIKYSEIIVDNCCMQLVSKPEQFDVMVTPNLYGNLVANTAAGIAGGTGVMPGGNVGAHYAVFEQGASAGNVGKEKMVEQKKANPVALLLSSAMMLRHLQFPSFADRLETAVKRVISEGKCRTKDLGGDSTTQEVVDAVIANLD, from the exons ATGGCTCGCCGATCTTTTTCCCTCCTCAAAACCCTAACCAAGCCCACCACCTCCTTCTCTCTAACCCCCACCCCAACCTCCCGATCCGTCACCTACATGCCGCGACCCGGCGACGGAGCACCACGCGCAGTCACCCTCATCCCCGGCGACGGGATCGGGCCTTTAGTCACCGACGCAGTTGAACAAGTGATGAACGCGATGCACGCACCGGTTTACTTCGAGAAGTACGAAGTCCACGGCGACATGAATCGCTTTCCGGCCGAAGTAATCGAGTcgattaagaaaaacaaagtttgTCTGAAAGGTGGATTGAAGACTCCGGTCGGTGGTGGTGTCAGCTCGCTGAATGTGTCGCTAAGGAAGGAATTGGATTTGTATGCTTCGCTGGTGAATTGCTTTAATCTGCCAGGGTTACCCACACGGCACGAAAATGTTGACATTGTTGTTATTAGAGAGAATACTGAAGGGGAATACTCTGGGCTTGAGCATGAGGTGGTTCCTGGTGTTGTTGAAAGCCTTAAa GTGATAACGAAGTTTTGTTCGGAGAGAATTGCAAAATATGCATTTGAGTATGCTTATTTGAATAATAGGAAGCAGGTGACAGCGGTGCATAAGGCAAATATTATGAAACTTGCTGATGGGTTGTTTTTGGAGTCTTGTAGAGAGGTTGCGACAAAATATCCGAGTATTAAGTATAGTGAGATTATTGTGGATAATTGCTGTATGCAGCTGGTATCGAAACCTGAGCAATTTGATGTGAtg GTTACTCCTAATCTTTATGGCAATCTTGTGGCAAATACAGCAGCTGGTATAGCTGGAGGCACTGGTGTCATGCCAGGAG GTAATGTGGGAGCTCATTATGCTGTTTTTGAGCAAGGTGCTTCTGCTGGAAAtgtgggaaaagaaaaaatggtggAACAAAAGAAGGCAAATCCAGTGGCTTTGCTCCTCTCGTCTGCCATGATGTTGCGACACCTCCAGTTTCCTTCATTTGCTGATAGGCTTGAGACTGCAGTGAAGCGTGTAATATCTGAGGGGAAGTGTCGAACCAAAGACCTTGGTGGAGACAGCACCACACAAGAGGTGGTTGATGCTGTCATTGCTAATCTGGACTGA
- the LOC118038911 gene encoding isocitrate dehydrogenase [NAD] regulatory subunit 1, mitochondrial isoform X2, whose protein sequence is MARRSFSLLKTLTKPTTSFSLTPTPTSRSVTYMPRPGDGAPRAVTLIPGDGIGPLVTDAVEQVMNAMHAPVYFEKYEVHGDMNRFPAEVIESIKKNKVCLKGGLKTPVGGGVSSLNVSLRKELDLYASLVNCFNLPGLPTRHENVDIVVIRENTEGEYSGLEHEVITKFCSERIAKYAFEYAYLNNRKQVTAVHKANIMKLADGLFLESCREVATKYPSIKYSEIIVDNCCMQLVSKPEQFDVMVTPNLYGNLVANTAAGIAGGTGVMPGGNVGAHYAVFEQGASAGNVGKEKMVEQKKANPVALLLSSAMMLRHLQFPSFADRLETAVKRVISEGKCRTKDLGGDSTTQEVVDAVIANLD, encoded by the exons ATGGCTCGCCGATCTTTTTCCCTCCTCAAAACCCTAACCAAGCCCACCACCTCCTTCTCTCTAACCCCCACCCCAACCTCCCGATCCGTCACCTACATGCCGCGACCCGGCGACGGAGCACCACGCGCAGTCACCCTCATCCCCGGCGACGGGATCGGGCCTTTAGTCACCGACGCAGTTGAACAAGTGATGAACGCGATGCACGCACCGGTTTACTTCGAGAAGTACGAAGTCCACGGCGACATGAATCGCTTTCCGGCCGAAGTAATCGAGTcgattaagaaaaacaaagtttgTCTGAAAGGTGGATTGAAGACTCCGGTCGGTGGTGGTGTCAGCTCGCTGAATGTGTCGCTAAGGAAGGAATTGGATTTGTATGCTTCGCTGGTGAATTGCTTTAATCTGCCAGGGTTACCCACACGGCACGAAAATGTTGACATTGTTGTTATTAGAGAGAATACTGAAGGGGAATACTCTGGGCTTGAGCATGAG GTGATAACGAAGTTTTGTTCGGAGAGAATTGCAAAATATGCATTTGAGTATGCTTATTTGAATAATAGGAAGCAGGTGACAGCGGTGCATAAGGCAAATATTATGAAACTTGCTGATGGGTTGTTTTTGGAGTCTTGTAGAGAGGTTGCGACAAAATATCCGAGTATTAAGTATAGTGAGATTATTGTGGATAATTGCTGTATGCAGCTGGTATCGAAACCTGAGCAATTTGATGTGAtg GTTACTCCTAATCTTTATGGCAATCTTGTGGCAAATACAGCAGCTGGTATAGCTGGAGGCACTGGTGTCATGCCAGGAG GTAATGTGGGAGCTCATTATGCTGTTTTTGAGCAAGGTGCTTCTGCTGGAAAtgtgggaaaagaaaaaatggtggAACAAAAGAAGGCAAATCCAGTGGCTTTGCTCCTCTCGTCTGCCATGATGTTGCGACACCTCCAGTTTCCTTCATTTGCTGATAGGCTTGAGACTGCAGTGAAGCGTGTAATATCTGAGGGGAAGTGTCGAACCAAAGACCTTGGTGGAGACAGCACCACACAAGAGGTGGTTGATGCTGTCATTGCTAATCTGGACTGA
- the LOC118038909 gene encoding SEC1 family transport protein SLY1, with protein MALNLRQKQTECIIRMLNLNQPLNATGTTNEEVYKILIYDKFCQNILSPLIHVKDLRKHGVTLYFLIDKDRKAVHDVPAVYFVQPSQVNVQRIVADASQSLYDSFHLNFSSSIPRPLLEDLASGTLNSESIDKISKVHDQYLEFVTLENNLFSLAQKACYVQLNDPSAGDREIEEIVEKVASGLFSVLATLAVVPVIRCPRGGPAEMVASVLDQKLRDHLLSKNNLFTEGGGFASSFQRPVLCLFDRNFELSVGIQHDFRYRPLVHDVLGLRLNRLSVQGEKGGMRSYELDSSDPFWVANGSLEFPEVAVEIETQLNKYKKDVDEVNRRTGGTDGAEFDGTDLIGNTKHLMNAVNSLPELTERKQVIDKHTNIATVLLGEIKERSLDSYAKKENDMMVRGGIDRNELLGVLRGKGTKIDKLRFAIIYLICSESINQSEVEAIETALRESEVDNCAFQYVKKMKSLNVSLASANSASRSNIVDWAEKLYGQSISAVTAGVKNLLSSDRQLALTRTVEALMEGKPNPEVDSYLVFDPRAPKSGSGTSSSHLKGPFKEAIVFMIGGGNYMEYGSLQEFAQRQQPVKHVIYGTTEILTGMEFVEQLTVLGQKMGLGSSVAPPAPTH; from the exons ATGGCTCTCAATCTGCGTCAAAAACAAACAG AATGTATAATCCGGATGCTAAATCTGAACCAACCTTTGAATGCAACTGGTACTACTAATGAAGAGGTTTACAAGATCTTGATCTATGATAAGTTTTGTCAAAATATACTATCTCCATTGATTCATGTCAAGGATCTAAGAAAACATGGGGTTACTCTTTATTTCCTTATTGATAAGGATCGAAAGGCTGTCCATGATGTCCCTGCTGTGTACTTTGTTCAACCAAGTCAAGTTAATGTTCAGAGGATTGTTGCCGATGCGTCGCAATCGCTTTATGATAGCTTCCACCTGAATTTTTCGTCGTCCATTCCTCGTCCACTTCTTGAGGATCTTGCATCTGGGACATTGAATTCAGAGTCTATAGATAAGATTTCAAAGGTGCATGATCAGTATTTGGAGTTTGTGACTTTGGAGAATAATTTGTTTTCGTTGGCACAGAAGGCTTGCTATGTTCAGTTGAATGATCCGTCTGCTGGTGATAGAGAGATTGAGGAGATTGTTGAGAAGGTTGCTAGTGGGTTATTTTCTGTGTTGGCAACACTTGCGGTTGTGCCAGTTATTAGGTGTCCGCGTGGTGGCCCAGCAGAGATGGTGGCATCAGTGCTGGACCAGAAGTTGAGGGATCATTTATTGTCGAAGAACAATTTGTTTACAGAAGGTGGGGGTTTTGCGAGCTCTTTTCAGAGGCCAGTTTTGTGTCTATTTGATCGGAATTTTGAATTGTCAGTGGGAATACAGCATGATTTTAGGTATCGTCCTCTTGTTCATGATGTTCTTGGCTTGAGGCTTAATAGGTTGAGTGTGCAAGGGGAAAAGGGTGGGATGAGGTCATATGAGTTGGACAGTTCTGATCCATTTTGGGTGGCAAATGGGTCTCTAGAGTTTCCTGAAGTTGCAGTGGAAATTGAGACTCAGTTGAACAAGTATAAGAAGGATGTTGATGAGGTGAATAGGAGGACTGGAGGAACTGATGGGGCTGAATTTGACGGGACGGATTTGATCGGGAACACAAAGCATTTGATGAATGCTGTGAACTCCCTGCCTGAACTGACGGAACGGAAGCAGGTGATTGATAAACACACGAACATTGCAACTGTTTTGTTGGGCGAGATCAAGGAGAGGTCTCTTGATTCCTATGCGAAAAAAGAGAATGACATGATGGTCAGAGGAGGAATTGATCGGAATGAACTTTTGGGTGTGCTTAGAGGGAAAGGAACTAAGATAGATAAACTTAGATTTGCAATCATTTACCTTATATGCTCTGAAAGTATTAATCAATCAGAAGTGGAAGCAATTGAAACTGCTCTTAGGGAGTCTGAGGTTGATAATTGTGCATTCCAGTACGTGAAGAAAATGAAGTCCTTGAATGTTTCACTGGCCTCAGCAAATTCTGCCAGTCGGAGTAACATTGTTGATTGGGCTGAAAAACTTTACGGGCAGTCAATTAGTGCTGTGACAGCTGGCGTGAAGAATTTATTATCTAGTGATAGACAGCTGGCATTAACGAGGACTGTGGAAGCTTTGATGGAGGGGAAGCCAAATCCTGAAGTTGATTCTTACCTTGTGTTTGATCCACGTGCTCCTAAGTCAGGTTCTGGTACCAGTAGCAGCCATCTGAAAGGGCCATTTAAAGAAGCTATAGTGTTTATGATTGGTGGTGGTAATTATATGGAGTATGGCAGCTTGCAAGAATTTGCACAGCGTCAGCAGCCTGTCAAGCATGTTATATATGGAACAACGGAGATTCTCACAGGAATGGAGTTTGTTGAGCAGCTTACAGTGTTGGGACAGAAGATGGGATTGGGTAGTAGTGTTGCTCCCCCTGCTCCAACCCACTAG